Proteins encoded within one genomic window of Candidatus Brevundimonas colombiensis:
- a CDS encoding ScpA family protein has product MTDAFQPNLDFTAVAEVEDREAFVVDLDGYEGPLHVLLALARNQKVDLLKLSITQLAEQYLAFVHEARRRNFALAADYLVMASWLAYLKSRLLLPRTDKGKAEEPPAEEMAAALAFRLQKLEAMRKAVEQLMARPQLKRDVFTRGDPEATVIVPSDRIDASLYELMSAYVVQRRREEARRYAPGQRVEAFPLEAARDWLREIMPKLADWTPLEKVAPHRQDDDGPSQASYTASTLSASLELVKEGAMDIRQAQAFADLYLKRRGPGQPLELTP; this is encoded by the coding sequence ATGACCGACGCCTTCCAGCCCAATCTGGACTTCACCGCCGTCGCCGAGGTCGAGGACCGCGAGGCCTTCGTCGTCGATCTGGACGGCTATGAAGGGCCGCTGCACGTCCTGCTGGCCCTGGCGCGGAACCAGAAGGTCGACCTGCTGAAACTGTCGATCACCCAGCTGGCGGAACAGTATCTGGCCTTCGTGCATGAGGCGCGGCGCAGGAACTTCGCCCTGGCGGCCGATTATCTGGTGATGGCGTCGTGGCTGGCCTATCTGAAGTCGCGGCTGCTGCTGCCGCGCACCGACAAGGGCAAGGCTGAGGAGCCGCCCGCCGAGGAGATGGCCGCCGCCCTGGCCTTCCGCCTGCAGAAGCTGGAGGCGATGCGAAAGGCGGTCGAACAGCTGATGGCCCGGCCCCAGCTGAAACGCGACGTCTTCACGCGCGGCGACCCCGAAGCGACGGTCATCGTGCCGTCCGATCGGATCGACGCCAGCCTGTACGAGCTGATGAGCGCCTATGTGGTGCAGCGTCGGCGCGAAGAGGCGCGGCGGTATGCGCCGGGCCAACGCGTCGAGGCCTTTCCGCTGGAAGCCGCGCGCGACTGGCTGCGGGAAATCATGCCCAAACTGGCCGACTGGACCCCGCTGGAAAAAGTGGCCCCCCATCGCCAGGACGACGACGGCCCCAGCCAGGCCAGCTATACGGCCTCGACCCTGTCGGCCAGTCTGGAGCTGGTGAAGGAGGGGGCGATGGATATTCGCCAGGCCCAGGCGTTCGCCGACCTGTATCTGAAACGGCGCGGACCGGGACAGCCGTTGGAGTTGACGCCTTGA
- the scpB gene encoding SMC-Scp complex subunit ScpB, with protein sequence MSDLSFQPDEAEIERRVEALLFAAAGPLTAAEIAARLPQTCNVARAIAGLRARYEGRGVELECVADRWRFRTAPDLAFMMTQEREEPRRLSKAALETLAIIAYHQPVTRAEIESVRGVSISKGTLDLLLEMGFVRLRGRRRTPGRPVTYATTDRFLEHFGLATLYDLPGVQEMKAAGLLDLSLPVGFEVPDPSRASEADDEDGTLPIDDETPEFAQDFVNDDR encoded by the coding sequence ATGTCTGACCTGTCCTTCCAACCCGACGAGGCCGAGATCGAACGCCGGGTGGAGGCCCTGCTGTTCGCCGCCGCCGGACCGCTGACCGCCGCCGAGATCGCCGCCCGCCTGCCCCAGACCTGCAATGTCGCGCGCGCCATCGCCGGGCTGCGCGCCCGTTACGAGGGGCGGGGGGTCGAGCTGGAGTGCGTCGCCGACCGCTGGCGGTTCCGCACCGCGCCCGACCTGGCCTTCATGATGACCCAGGAGCGCGAGGAGCCGCGCCGCCTGTCCAAGGCCGCGCTGGAGACCCTGGCCATCATCGCCTATCATCAGCCTGTCACCCGCGCCGAGATCGAGAGCGTGCGGGGGGTGTCGATCTCCAAGGGCACGCTGGACCTGCTGCTGGAGATGGGGTTCGTGCGGCTGCGCGGGCGTCGGCGAACGCCGGGGCGGCCCGTCACCTATGCGACCACGGACCGGTTCCTGGAGCATTTCGGCCTGGCGACCCTGTACGACCTGCCCGGCGTTCAGGAGATGAAGGCGGCGGGCCTGCTGGACCTGTCGCTGCCGGTCGGGTTCGAGGTGCCCGATCCCAGCCGCGCCTCGGAGGCCGACGACGAGGATGGAACCCTGCCCATAGACGACGAGACGCCCGAGTTCGCCCAGGATTTCGTCAACGACGACCGCTGA
- a CDS encoding ATP-binding protein encodes MSRGVASPSGPQAWAAFRIAAVLLIGSMAGMIGVLAVVSQAIDAHQAVKEQKLVERRVARALQAIGEDLTSASVWDDAVDHMTGGGDVVWWDRHLGGFYEAQSKLPITLGYDDAGNLFRISKNGGPAGADAADPFARSARPIVDALRAAAARRDRSTVALNAVTLRPAIVKVEGTVYLMGTSTIVRHTLKGQVPASDPAVASFKRFDSLIPQIHDRLGLVDPAFSVGDAPPPPGRGAVDIRDPNGVLLGRILWTPERPGADILRHAGPLLLMLATLLLVGGGALLWRVAQDIRRLRASETALSMALDKAEAANRAKTRFLSNVSHELRTPLNGVLGMAEVIGADAITPQQRDRLEILKASGRQQLRLVEELLDVVRLRDGSVMLETRPFRADNLLQRVANDFEGAAATKGLVLKVEAVEGEWLGDPVHIEKLLAALVDNAVRFTRTGQVTLRALAGRNLVLEVEDTGPGMTPDEVARLFDAFTQGDESSTRTAEGLGLGLTAAHGLAVLMGGRIEVVSTPGVGSLFRAPLPLART; translated from the coding sequence ATGTCTCGTGGCGTTGCTTCACCATCCGGCCCTCAGGCGTGGGCCGCGTTCCGTATCGCGGCGGTGCTGCTGATCGGATCGATGGCCGGAATGATCGGCGTGCTGGCGGTGGTCAGCCAGGCGATCGACGCCCACCAGGCCGTCAAGGAGCAGAAGCTGGTCGAGCGTCGCGTCGCGCGCGCCCTGCAGGCCATAGGCGAGGACCTGACCTCGGCGTCGGTCTGGGACGACGCGGTCGACCATATGACGGGCGGGGGCGACGTCGTCTGGTGGGACCGCCACCTGGGCGGATTCTACGAGGCGCAGAGCAAGCTGCCGATCACCCTGGGCTATGACGACGCGGGCAATCTGTTCCGCATCTCCAAGAACGGCGGGCCAGCCGGCGCCGACGCCGCCGACCCCTTCGCCCGATCCGCCCGCCCCATCGTGGACGCCCTGAGGGCGGCGGCGGCCCGGCGCGACCGTTCGACCGTGGCGCTGAACGCCGTGACCCTGAGGCCGGCGATCGTGAAGGTGGAGGGAACCGTCTATCTGATGGGCACGTCGACCATCGTGCGCCACACCCTGAAAGGACAGGTCCCCGCGTCAGACCCGGCGGTGGCGTCGTTCAAGCGGTTCGACAGCCTCATTCCACAGATTCACGATCGTCTCGGCCTGGTCGATCCGGCCTTCTCCGTGGGCGACGCGCCGCCGCCGCCGGGGCGCGGAGCCGTGGACATCCGCGATCCCAACGGGGTCCTGCTGGGGCGTATCCTGTGGACGCCCGAGCGGCCGGGCGCGGACATCCTGCGTCATGCCGGGCCGCTGCTGCTGATGCTGGCGACCCTGCTGCTGGTCGGCGGCGGCGCCCTGCTGTGGCGGGTGGCGCAGGACATCCGACGCCTTCGCGCCTCGGAAACGGCCCTGTCGATGGCGCTGGACAAGGCGGAGGCGGCCAACCGGGCCAAGACCCGCTTCCTGTCCAACGTCAGCCACGAACTGCGCACCCCCCTGAACGGCGTCCTGGGCATGGCCGAGGTGATCGGCGCCGACGCGATCACGCCGCAACAGCGCGACCGGCTGGAAATCCTGAAAGCCTCGGGTCGCCAGCAGCTTCGGCTGGTCGAGGAGCTGCTGGACGTCGTGCGGCTGCGTGACGGTTCGGTGATGCTGGAGACGCGGCCCTTTCGCGCCGACAATCTGTTGCAGCGGGTCGCCAATGATTTCGAAGGCGCGGCGGCGACCAAGGGGCTGGTCCTGAAGGTCGAGGCGGTCGAGGGCGAATGGCTGGGCGACCCCGTGCATATCGAAAAGCTGCTGGCGGCCCTGGTCGACAACGCCGTGCGCTTCACCCGGACCGGCCAGGTGACGCTGCGCGCCCTGGCCGGCCGCAATCTGGTGCTGGAGGTCGAGGACACCGGGCCGGGCATGACCCCCGACGAGGTGGCGCGCCTGTTCGACGCCTTCACCCAGGGTGACGAGAGCAGCACCCGCACGGCCGAGGGGCTGGGGCTGGGCCTGACCGCCGCCCATGGGCTGGCGGTGCTGATGGGCGGCCGGATCGAGGTGGTGTCCACCCCGGGCGTCGGCAGCCTGTTCCGCGCGCCCCTGCCGCTGGCGCGGACCTGA
- the ispH gene encoding 4-hydroxy-3-methylbut-2-enyl diphosphate reductase, producing the protein MNAHVPPPAAPLRPISVRLATPRGFCAGVDRAIQIVERAIEKYGAPVYVRHEIVHNRHVVERLKAMGAVFVKELDECPDDRPVVFSAHGVPKSVPASARARELLFLDATCPLVSKVHVEAERHHDAGRHIVLIGHAGHPEVIGTMGQLPPGAITLIETEEDAERFERPGDAPLAYATQTTLSVDDTAGILRVLKRRFPELPDPHKEDICYATTNRQDAVKALGEGCELVLVVGSRNSSNSARLVEVAMRAGALAAYLVDDASQVDWAWFDGVDTVGVTAGASAPEPLIAALVDAIRARFDATVTEDSGARETVTFKLPRLLTA; encoded by the coding sequence ATGAACGCCCACGTCCCGCCGCCCGCCGCTCCGCTCCGCCCGATCTCGGTCCGTCTGGCGACGCCGCGCGGTTTCTGCGCCGGGGTGGATCGGGCCATCCAGATCGTCGAACGGGCCATCGAGAAATACGGCGCCCCGGTCTATGTGCGCCACGAGATCGTCCACAACCGCCATGTGGTCGAACGCCTGAAGGCCATGGGCGCCGTCTTCGTCAAGGAGCTGGACGAATGCCCCGACGACCGGCCGGTCGTCTTCTCGGCCCACGGCGTGCCCAAGTCGGTGCCCGCCAGCGCCCGTGCGCGCGAGCTGTTGTTCCTGGACGCCACCTGCCCCCTGGTCTCCAAGGTCCATGTCGAGGCCGAGCGTCATCATGACGCGGGCCGCCACATCGTCCTGATCGGCCATGCGGGCCATCCGGAGGTGATCGGCACCATGGGTCAGTTGCCGCCCGGCGCCATCACCCTGATCGAGACCGAGGAAGACGCCGAGCGATTCGAACGGCCCGGCGACGCGCCCCTGGCCTACGCCACCCAGACCACCCTTTCGGTGGACGACACCGCCGGCATATTGAGGGTGCTGAAGCGCCGCTTCCCCGAACTGCCCGACCCGCACAAGGAAGACATCTGCTACGCCACCACCAATCGCCAGGACGCGGTCAAGGCGCTGGGCGAGGGCTGCGAACTGGTGCTGGTGGTCGGGTCCAGGAACTCGTCCAACTCGGCCCGGCTGGTCGAGGTGGCGATGCGCGCGGGCGCCCTCGCCGCCTATCTGGTGGACGACGCCTCTCAGGTCGACTGGGCCTGGTTCGACGGGGTCGATACGGTCGGCGTCACCGCCGGCGCCTCGGCGCCCGAACCGCTGATCGCCGCCCTGGTCGACGCCATCCGCGCCCGGTTCGACGCCACGGTGACCGAGGACTCTGGGGCGCGCGAGACCGTGACCTTCAAACTGCCGCGCCTGCTGACCGCCTGA
- a CDS encoding AtpZ/AtpI family protein, with amino-acid sequence MSESREEAIKRLQESASALEARTTVEKSAELTGQQVSGQAYKIIAELLGGVFVGLAFGFIADWVFGTRPWGLIGGVLLGFALSIYMARRTANRLMAQAKALGTSAPAEPYVEADEDGER; translated from the coding sequence ATGTCGGAATCGCGCGAAGAGGCGATCAAACGCCTCCAAGAGAGCGCATCCGCATTGGAGGCGCGGACCACGGTGGAGAAATCCGCCGAGCTGACCGGCCAGCAGGTGTCGGGTCAGGCCTATAAGATCATCGCCGAGCTTCTCGGCGGCGTCTTCGTGGGTCTGGCGTTCGGTTTCATCGCGGACTGGGTCTTCGGGACCCGCCCGTGGGGTTTGATCGGCGGGGTCCTTCTGGGCTTCGCCTTGTCGATTTACATGGCGCGTCGCACAGCCAACCGGCTGATGGCGCAGGCCAAGGCTTTGGGTACGTCGGCTCCGGCCGAACCCTATGTCGAGGCCGACGAAGACGGGGAACGATAG
- a CDS encoding F0F1 ATP synthase subunit A translates to MADPIHQFQIQPIRGLDFGMVDVPVLGPVHLAVTNSHVAMTVAFLLIVGFLTAVTSNAKIVPGRLQAAGEGVFGLIDNLADSIIGHDGRKYFPFVFTLFILILGMNILGLFLTFTATSQLAITATFALITFGLVLVVGFAKNGLGFFKLFWPMGAPLLLRPVVGLIEFVSFLLRPVTLALRLFGNMLGGHVALKIFAGFVVSLGLLGLGGGIGLLAFPVAALSLGMVVALTALEFLVAFLQAFVFAVLACIYLNDVVNLDHAH, encoded by the coding sequence ATGGCCGATCCGATTCATCAGTTTCAGATCCAGCCCATCCGGGGTTTGGATTTCGGCATGGTCGATGTGCCGGTGCTCGGCCCGGTCCATCTGGCGGTGACCAATTCTCACGTGGCCATGACCGTCGCCTTCCTGCTGATCGTGGGCTTCCTGACCGCCGTGACGTCGAACGCCAAGATCGTGCCGGGCCGCCTGCAGGCGGCGGGCGAGGGCGTGTTCGGCCTGATCGACAATCTGGCCGATTCGATCATCGGCCATGACGGCCGCAAATATTTCCCGTTCGTCTTCACCCTGTTCATCCTGATCCTGGGCATGAACATCCTGGGCCTGTTCCTGACCTTCACGGCGACGTCGCAACTGGCGATCACGGCCACCTTCGCCCTGATCACCTTCGGCCTGGTCCTGGTGGTGGGTTTCGCCAAGAACGGCCTAGGCTTCTTCAAGCTGTTCTGGCCGATGGGCGCGCCCCTGCTGCTGCGCCCGGTCGTGGGCCTGATCGAGTTCGTCTCCTTCCTGCTGCGTCCCGTCACCCTGGCGCTGCGTCTGTTCGGCAATATGCTGGGCGGCCACGTCGCGCTGAAGATCTTCGCCGGCTTCGTCGTGTCCCTGGGCCTTCTGGGCCTGGGCGGCGGCATCGGCCTGCTGGCCTTCCCGGTCGCGGCCCTGTCGCTGGGCATGGTCGTCGCCCTGACCGCGCTGGAGTTCCTGGTGGCCTTCCTCCAGGCCTTCGTCTTCGCCGTTCTGGCCTGCATCTATCTCAACGATGTGGTCAACCTGGACCACGCCCACTAA
- a CDS encoding F0F1 ATP synthase subunit C produces the protein MDAEAAKYIGAGLATLGMIGSALGVGNIFGQFLAGALRNPSAAAGQVGNLFVGAALAEALGILAFVLGILMIFG, from the coding sequence ATGGACGCTGAAGCCGCAAAATACATCGGCGCCGGCCTTGCCACCCTCGGCATGATCGGTTCGGCTCTGGGCGTGGGCAACATCTTCGGCCAGTTCCTGGCCGGCGCCCTGCGCAACCCGTCGGCCGCCGCCGGCCAAGTCGGCAACCTGTTCGTGGGCGCCGCCCTTGCCGAAGCCCTGGGCATCCTGGCCTTCGTGCTCGGCATCCTGATGATCTTCGGCTGA
- a CDS encoding F0F1 ATP synthase subunit B: MNLIFEHGIWSFANAEIWVGIGLILFFAILVAAGVPKIAAKALDAKAVKIQSDLDEAARLRAEAEALLAQIRKEKAEAEAQAADMLAQAEADARRLEAETKAKLEETLARRQTMAENRIAQAEAQASAEVKAAAADLAAKAAEQILAARLASGAKDPLLDGAIAQIGDRLN; the protein is encoded by the coding sequence ATGAACCTGATCTTCGAGCACGGCATCTGGAGCTTCGCCAATGCGGAGATCTGGGTCGGGATCGGCCTGATCCTGTTCTTCGCCATCCTGGTCGCCGCCGGCGTGCCCAAGATCGCCGCCAAGGCGCTGGACGCCAAGGCCGTCAAGATTCAGTCCGACCTGGACGAGGCCGCCCGGCTGCGCGCCGAGGCCGAGGCCCTGCTGGCCCAAATCCGCAAGGAGAAGGCCGAGGCCGAGGCCCAGGCCGCCGACATGCTGGCCCAGGCCGAGGCCGACGCCCGCCGTCTGGAGGCCGAAACCAAGGCCAAGCTGGAAGAGACCCTGGCCCGTCGCCAGACCATGGCCGAGAACCGCATCGCCCAGGCCGAGGCCCAGGCCTCCGCCGAGGTGAAGGCCGCCGCCGCCGATCTGGCCGCCAAGGCTGCGGAGCAGATTCTGGCCGCACGCCTGGCCTCCGGCGCCAAGGACCCGCTGCTGGACGGCGCCATCGCCCAGATCGGCGACCGCCTGAACTGA
- a CDS encoding PGPGW domain-containing protein, producing the protein MTSLPVVLPPFAKPRSRALRTVRRWALMIGGLLVVLLGILIAPLPGPGGVPVIAVGLVLILKSSFWAKRQFIRAQYARPKWIYPFRRLMRKKPEFAPVFWQQALRAEKVVVKRSGRRLSRARKQLRRYFRKLFR; encoded by the coding sequence GTGACCTCCCTGCCCGTCGTCCTACCCCCATTCGCCAAGCCCCGCAGCCGCGCGCTGCGGACGGTTCGACGCTGGGCGCTGATGATCGGCGGCCTGCTGGTCGTGTTGCTGGGCATACTGATCGCCCCCCTGCCCGGCCCGGGCGGCGTTCCCGTCATCGCCGTCGGTCTGGTGCTGATCCTGAAAAGCTCGTTCTGGGCCAAGCGGCAGTTCATCCGCGCCCAGTACGCGCGGCCCAAATGGATCTATCCCTTCCGCCGTCTGATGCGGAAGAAGCCGGAGTTCGCCCCTGTCTTCTGGCAGCAGGCGCTCAGGGCCGAAAAGGTGGTCGTCAAACGCTCCGGCCGTCGGCTGTCGCGCGCCCGCAAACAGCTACGCCGCTATTTCCGCAAGCTGTTCCGCTAG
- the gcvPB gene encoding aminomethyl-transferring glycine dehydrogenase subunit GcvPB: MNTVGRPTAPNAVTTKPATLTGGRGLLQNEALIFEGEGWGKTGVDLPEPKTDGADLGDLVRQDPIGLPGLSEPEAMRHYVRLSQKNHAIDLAIYPLGSCTMKHNPRLNEKMARLPGFSDIHPLQPISTVQGALELMDTLAHWLKTLTGMPAVALSPKAGAHGELCGLMAIRAAHEASGQHEKRRKVLVPTSAHGTNPATAAFVGYSVVEVAQTEDGRVDVADLAAKLGDDVAAIMVTNPNTCGLFERDILEISRLTHAAGAYFYCDGANFNAIVGRVRPGDLGVDAMHINLHKTFSTPHGGGGPGAGPVVLSEALAPFAPAPWVVHDDHGYRLIEREEDEAVQAFGRLCAFQGQMGMYVRALSYMMSHGSDGLRQVAEDAVLNANYIKARLSDLMSAAFPDGPCMHEALFDDEWLKGTDITTLDFAKAMIDEGFHPMTMYFPLVVHGAMLIEPTETESKAELDRFIEAMRLLAQAAKAGDVDRFKGAPFHAPMRRLDETRAARSPVLRWSAPEGSNQAA; encoded by the coding sequence ATGAACACCGTCGGCCGCCCGACCGCCCCGAACGCCGTGACCACAAAGCCCGCCACCCTGACCGGCGGTCGCGGCCTGTTGCAGAACGAGGCCCTGATCTTCGAGGGCGAAGGCTGGGGCAAGACCGGCGTCGATCTGCCGGAACCCAAGACGGACGGCGCCGACCTGGGCGACCTGGTTCGCCAGGACCCGATCGGCCTGCCCGGCCTGTCCGAGCCCGAGGCCATGCGCCACTATGTGCGCCTGTCGCAGAAGAACCACGCCATCGACCTGGCCATCTATCCGCTGGGCTCGTGCACGATGAAGCACAACCCGCGTCTGAACGAGAAGATGGCGCGTCTGCCGGGCTTCTCGGACATCCACCCGCTGCAACCGATCTCGACGGTGCAGGGCGCGCTGGAGCTGATGGATACGCTGGCGCACTGGCTGAAGACCCTGACCGGAATGCCCGCCGTGGCCCTGTCGCCCAAGGCCGGCGCGCACGGCGAACTGTGCGGCCTGATGGCCATTCGCGCCGCGCACGAGGCCTCGGGCCAGCATGAGAAACGCCGCAAGGTTCTGGTGCCCACCTCCGCCCACGGCACCAACCCGGCCACCGCCGCCTTCGTCGGCTATTCGGTGGTGGAAGTGGCCCAGACCGAGGACGGCCGCGTGGACGTCGCCGATCTGGCCGCCAAGCTGGGTGACGACGTGGCCGCCATCATGGTGACCAACCCCAACACCTGCGGCCTGTTCGAGCGCGACATCCTGGAGATCAGCCGCCTGACGCACGCGGCGGGCGCCTATTTCTATTGCGACGGGGCCAACTTCAACGCCATCGTCGGCCGGGTGCGTCCGGGCGACCTGGGCGTCGACGCCATGCACATCAACCTGCACAAGACCTTTTCGACGCCCCACGGCGGCGGTGGTCCGGGCGCGGGTCCGGTGGTGCTGTCCGAGGCCCTGGCGCCCTTCGCGCCCGCCCCCTGGGTCGTGCATGACGACCACGGCTATCGCCTGATCGAACGCGAGGAGGACGAGGCGGTCCAGGCCTTCGGCCGCCTGTGCGCCTTCCAGGGCCAGATGGGCATGTATGTGCGTGCCCTGTCCTACATGATGAGCCACGGCTCTGACGGCCTGCGTCAGGTGGCCGAGGACGCGGTGCTGAACGCCAACTACATCAAGGCCCGCCTGTCGGACCTGATGAGCGCGGCCTTCCCCGATGGCCCCTGCATGCACGAGGCTCTGTTCGACGACGAATGGCTGAAGGGCACGGACATCACCACGCTCGACTTCGCCAAGGCGATGATCGACGAGGGCTTCCACCCGATGACCATGTATTTCCCGCTGGTCGTCCACGGCGCCATGTTGATCGAGCCGACCGAAACCGAGTCCAAGGCCGAACTGGACCGCTTCATCGAGGCCATGCGCCTGCTGGCCCAGGCAGCTAAAGCCGGCGACGTCGACCGCTTCAAGGGCGCGCCCTTCCACGCCCCAATGCGTCGCCTGGACGAAACCCGCGCCGCCCGCTCGCCGGTGCTGCGCTGGTCGGCGCCGGAAGGCTCCAACCAGGCGGCGTAG
- the gcvPA gene encoding aminomethyl-transferring glycine dehydrogenase subunit GcvPA, producing MRYLPLTPDDRTAMLAAIGAKSIDDLFVDVPESARLAGPVDLPRVAGELEVERALSAMAAKNATAGAVPFFCGAGAYRHHVPATVDHVIQRSEFLTSYTPYQPEIAQGTLQYLYEFQTQVANLTGMPVANASLYDGSTAMAEGVLMATRVTRRNKAVISGGVHPHYVKATETVVHAVGVETQVLTPAFDAEAAVIDQIGPDTACVVVQTPNVFGTATDVTRIAEAAHAAGALLIVVVTEAVSMGLLKSPGEMGADIVAAEGQSIGNALNFGGPYVGLFATREKLIRQMPGRLTGETVDADGERGFVLTLSTREQHIRRDKATSNICTNSGLCTLAFTIHMSLLGETGLRKLALLNHEKAVAARDALAAIPGVEVLTPRFFNEFAVRLPQGKSAAEVVQTLADHHILAGVPYSRLAPDAGMDDVLLVAATETTLDADIQILAKSLSKVLAA from the coding sequence ATGCGTTACCTCCCCCTGACGCCCGACGACCGCACGGCGATGCTCGCCGCCATCGGCGCGAAATCCATCGACGATCTGTTCGTGGACGTGCCCGAGAGCGCGCGTCTGGCCGGTCCCGTCGATCTGCCCCGCGTGGCGGGCGAACTGGAGGTCGAGCGCGCCCTGTCCGCCATGGCCGCCAAGAACGCCACGGCCGGCGCCGTGCCCTTCTTCTGCGGCGCGGGAGCTTATAGGCACCACGTCCCGGCGACGGTGGATCACGTGATCCAGCGCTCGGAATTCCTGACCAGCTACACCCCCTATCAGCCGGAAATCGCGCAAGGGACCCTGCAGTATCTGTACGAGTTCCAGACCCAGGTCGCGAACCTGACCGGGATGCCGGTCGCCAACGCCAGCCTCTATGACGGTTCGACCGCCATGGCCGAGGGCGTGCTGATGGCCACGCGCGTCACCCGCCGCAACAAGGCGGTGATCTCGGGCGGCGTTCACCCCCACTACGTCAAGGCGACCGAGACCGTGGTTCACGCCGTCGGCGTGGAGACCCAGGTGCTGACCCCAGCCTTCGACGCCGAGGCCGCCGTCATCGACCAGATCGGGCCTGACACGGCCTGCGTCGTCGTCCAGACCCCCAACGTCTTCGGCACGGCGACCGACGTGACCCGGATCGCCGAGGCCGCCCACGCCGCGGGCGCCCTGCTGATCGTCGTGGTGACGGAGGCGGTGTCGATGGGCCTGCTGAAATCGCCCGGCGAAATGGGCGCCGACATCGTCGCGGCCGAGGGCCAGTCCATCGGCAACGCCCTGAACTTCGGCGGTCCCTATGTCGGCCTGTTCGCCACGCGCGAGAAGCTGATCCGCCAGATGCCCGGCCGCCTGACCGGCGAGACGGTGGACGCCGACGGCGAACGCGGCTTCGTCCTGACCCTGTCGACGCGCGAGCAGCATATCCGCCGCGACAAGGCGACGTCGAACATCTGCACCAACTCGGGCCTCTGCACCCTGGCCTTCACCATCCACATGAGCCTGCTGGGCGAGACGGGCCTGCGTAAACTGGCCCTGCTGAACCACGAAAAGGCCGTGGCCGCGCGCGACGCCCTGGCCGCCATTCCGGGCGTAGAGGTCCTGACGCCGCGCTTCTTCAACGAGTTCGCCGTCCGCCTGCCCCAGGGCAAGAGCGCCGCCGAAGTGGTGCAGACTCTGGCCGATCATCACATCCTGGCGGGCGTGCCCTACAGCCGCCTCGCGCCCGACGCCGGCATGGACGACGTCCTGCTGGTCGCCGCGACCGAGACGACGCTGGATGCGGACATCCAGATCCTCGCCAAGTCGCTGTCGAAGGTGCTGGCGGCATGA
- the gcvH gene encoding glycine cleavage system protein GcvH: MKFTKDHEWVSLDGDIATVGISKHAADALGDVVFVEVPEVGKTVSKGDSFAVVESVKAASDVYAPVSGEVIEANDALSTAPETVNSAAEAGGWFAKIKVSDAAELDALMDQAAYDAFLATL; encoded by the coding sequence ATGAAGTTCACCAAGGATCACGAGTGGGTCAGCCTGGACGGCGACATCGCCACCGTCGGCATCTCCAAACACGCCGCCGACGCCCTGGGCGACGTGGTGTTCGTCGAAGTGCCCGAGGTCGGCAAGACCGTCTCCAAGGGCGACAGCTTCGCCGTGGTCGAGAGCGTCAAGGCCGCGTCCGACGTCTATGCCCCCGTTTCGGGCGAGGTGATCGAGGCCAATGACGCCCTGTCCACCGCCCCGGAAACCGTCAACTCCGCCGCCGAAGCCGGCGGCTGGTTCGCCAAGATCAAGGTCTCGGACGCCGCCGAACTGGACGCCCTGATGGACCAGGCCGCCTACGACGCCTTCCTGGCCACGCTCTGA